From Desulfatirhabdium butyrativorans DSM 18734, one genomic window encodes:
- a CDS encoding cyclodeaminase/cyclohydrolase family protein, translated as MFAEVSIQDFLSQVASPDPVPAGGGIAAMNAASAAALIEMVARLTIDRKGHEAVWNRMREIAQECACLRAALLADIDRDAAAYRAVMAAYRLPKATAVERENRASTIEEALRQATRVPFDVAQRALRLMNLAGEAISSGNPHAAADAAAGMHSAHAALMTAVGNIRTNVRSIRDSSWANRMRSDAERMEKEAVAHAFSGTIGVSDAGNES; from the coding sequence ATGTTTGCAGAGGTTTCCATTCAGGACTTTCTTTCCCAGGTGGCATCACCCGATCCCGTACCGGCAGGCGGCGGAATAGCCGCCATGAACGCCGCATCGGCCGCCGCACTGATCGAGATGGTCGCCCGATTGACCATCGACAGGAAGGGGCATGAAGCGGTTTGGAACCGGATGCGGGAAATAGCGCAGGAATGCGCCTGCCTTCGCGCGGCCCTTCTTGCGGATATCGACCGCGATGCCGCAGCTTACCGGGCGGTGATGGCAGCCTACCGGTTGCCGAAGGCGACGGCGGTTGAACGGGAGAACAGGGCCAGTACCATCGAGGAGGCCCTCCGGCAGGCAACAAGGGTTCCCTTTGATGTTGCGCAGCGGGCGCTTCGTCTCATGAATCTGGCCGGGGAAGCCATTTCCAGTGGCAATCCGCACGCGGCGGCGGATGCTGCGGCAGGGATGCACTCAGCGCATGCCGCCTTGATGACGGCTGTCGGCAACATCCGGACCAATGTGCGTTCGATCCGGGATTCATCCTGGGCGAATCGGATGCGATCGGATGCGGAGCGCATGGAAAAGGAAGCCGTGGCTCATGCCTTTTCGGGCACCATAGGCGTCAGCGATGCAGGAAATGAATCCTGA